From a single Nostoc sp. MS1 genomic region:
- a CDS encoding Uma2 family endonuclease, producing the protein MIASPEPTYLTPEEYLQLEESSPVKHEYIDGYIYAMAGASDPHVTIAGNLFALLRNHVRGSGCRVYIADMKARIEELNRYYYPDVMVTCDQRDQETSTYKRFPRLIVEVLSSSTEAFDRGDKFADYQAIDTLEEYVLINTKRQRVECFKRGDNGLWILQSYTAQDKVFRLNSIDFEGAIAELYEDVVFEQSLP; encoded by the coding sequence ATGATTGCCTCACCAGAACCAACATACCTCACCCCTGAAGAATATCTCCAATTAGAAGAAAGCAGTCCCGTCAAACACGAGTACATCGACGGCTACATTTATGCAATGGCTGGTGCTAGTGATCCTCATGTCACTATTGCAGGAAACCTGTTTGCGCTTCTCCGTAATCATGTACGCGGTTCTGGTTGTCGTGTTTACATTGCTGATATGAAAGCCAGGATTGAGGAACTCAATCGATATTACTATCCTGATGTGATGGTTACTTGCGATCAACGCGATCAGGAAACTTCTACTTATAAAAGATTTCCGCGTTTGATTGTGGAAGTATTATCTAGTTCTACAGAAGCATTTGATAGAGGAGATAAATTTGCAGATTATCAGGCAATTGATACCTTAGAAGAATACGTTCTAATCAATACAAAACGCCAGCGAGTTGAATGTTTTAAACGTGGTGATAACGGGTTATGGATTTTACAAAGTTACACCGCACAAGATAAAGTATTTCGGCTAAATAGTATCGATTTTGAAGGTGCGATCGCAGAACTTTACGAAGATGTCGTTTTTGAACAATCTCTCCCATAA
- a CDS encoding CHAT domain-containing protein has protein sequence MRLPIIPLTLILTLASPSLAQAPTPTAEEQITQGVILNSNGASLIYKDLVGVGELQAALEQFQQALTIFKKYGAKAGEANSLVNIGYVYFRKGEYGKALEFFQSSLDIRRNIKDRQNEWIPLSYIGEVYVNLGQYPKALEYYQPALAIIKELKAANPKDSSYATSEEIMLADIGAVYFRMGQYTKALDFYQQTLAMQKVSDDKIGVIQTLNNIGVVYVNLGNYTQALDSYQQALTTLQECCSNYTGTKAAILNNLASTNFSLGQYKKSLELAEESANIYSKINNDAEKATKQEIKLLYDYLGQNSQALQQVASRANVGDAFGKDSFQFQGRALNLNNIGQIYLSLGKYDQALKLYQQALNIYKENNYKPGIAVTLNNIARVNANLGKYPQAIELNQQALTIYKEVGDRTGEGVTISNLGQIYQKQNQYDKAGELYQQALAMHREVNDKVSEAATLKLLGDTLSAQNQPQLAINFYKQSVNLTESIRQNLRAIPTDIQQSYTQTVAERYRRLADLLLKQNRPAEAQQVLDLLKIQEVNDFIGKRRSQPHTAVVNSGQRGTNTEPQPTQTLPLQPQEQEISQKYSAIQDKAIALGQELTKLRQITPSTRTATQEKRIAELVKLEQTITAEFNKFTKTPAVVALVQQLSANSGQENLSLRQLNSIRDNLRQLNKKAVLLYPLVLEDRLELVVVTADAPPIHRSVPVKQTELYQVINDFRQAIVVPYKDSKAPANKLYNWLIKPIENDLKQANAQAIIYAPDSKLRYLPLAALYDGKNWLVERYIINNITAASLTKLNNKPLTSLPTLAAAFTKGDYKVAVGERQEIFSGLPFAKTEVDNLAKTIKGTKIVLDKDFSPQVTVPQMNDYKIVHLATHGMLVSGDPENSFILFGNGDRVTLKDIENWSLPNVDLVVLSACQTGLGNQLGNGQEILGLGYQIQLTGAKAAIASLWAVSDGGTQALMDEFYKELKTGKLTKAEALHTAQLSLLKNNGQFAHPYYWASFILIGNGL, from the coding sequence ATGAGGCTTCCTATTATTCCTTTAACTCTAATTTTAACTTTAGCTTCTCCATCTCTAGCACAAGCACCAACGCCAACTGCTGAAGAACAGATAACTCAAGGTGTCATATTAAATAGTAATGGTGCATCGTTGATTTACAAGGATTTAGTTGGTGTAGGAGAACTACAAGCAGCGTTAGAACAATTCCAACAAGCATTAACAATATTTAAAAAATACGGTGCGAAAGCTGGAGAAGCTAACAGCCTTGTAAATATTGGCTATGTGTATTTTCGTAAAGGTGAGTATGGGAAAGCACTGGAATTTTTTCAATCTTCTTTAGATATTCGGAGGAATATAAAAGACCGTCAAAATGAATGGATACCCCTTTCCTATATTGGCGAAGTATATGTCAATTTGGGGCAATATCCCAAGGCACTGGAATATTATCAACCAGCTTTAGCTATTATCAAAGAGTTGAAAGCTGCTAACCCGAAAGATTCCAGTTATGCTACTAGCGAAGAAATTATGCTGGCTGATATTGGCGCAGTTTATTTTCGCATGGGACAGTATACGAAAGCCTTAGATTTTTATCAGCAAACTTTGGCGATGCAGAAAGTAAGTGATGATAAAATTGGTGTTATTCAAACTCTAAATAATATTGGCGTAGTTTACGTTAATTTAGGTAACTACACTCAAGCTTTAGATTCCTATCAACAAGCTTTAACTACTCTGCAAGAATGCTGCTCTAATTACACTGGTACTAAAGCGGCAATTCTCAATAATCTTGCCAGCACTAATTTTAGCTTGGGTCAATATAAAAAGTCCCTGGAGTTAGCGGAAGAATCAGCAAATATTTATAGCAAAATTAATAATGATGCCGAAAAAGCTACGAAACAGGAAATAAAACTGCTTTACGATTACCTTGGTCAAAACTCCCAAGCCTTACAACAAGTTGCTAGTCGTGCTAATGTGGGTGATGCTTTTGGTAAGGACTCGTTTCAGTTTCAAGGTAGAGCGTTGAATCTCAATAATATTGGTCAGATTTACTTGAGTCTGGGGAAATATGACCAAGCATTAAAACTATATCAACAAGCTCTCAATATATATAAAGAGAATAACTATAAACCAGGAATTGCTGTCACCTTAAATAATATTGCCCGTGTTAACGCTAATTTAGGTAAATATCCACAAGCCATTGAGTTAAATCAGCAAGCTTTAACTATTTATAAAGAAGTAGGCGATCGCACCGGGGAAGGTGTGACAATTAGTAATCTGGGACAAATCTACCAAAAGCAAAATCAGTATGACAAAGCCGGGGAATTATATCAGCAAGCTTTAGCTATGCACCGGGAGGTTAACGATAAAGTCAGTGAAGCCGCCACACTTAAACTTTTAGGCGATACCCTATCTGCACAAAATCAACCACAACTAGCAATTAATTTTTACAAGCAGTCAGTCAACTTAACCGAATCCATCCGCCAAAACTTACGCGCCATTCCCACAGATATACAACAATCCTACACTCAAACCGTAGCCGAAAGATACCGCCGCCTTGCAGACTTATTACTTAAACAAAATCGTCCAGCCGAAGCACAACAAGTTTTAGATTTACTCAAAATTCAAGAAGTTAATGACTTTATTGGCAAGCGTCGTAGTCAACCCCATACAGCCGTTGTTAATAGTGGACAAAGGGGAACTAATACAGAACCACAGCCTACCCAAACATTACCACTGCAACCCCAAGAACAGGAGATTTCCCAAAAGTATAGCGCCATTCAAGATAAAGCGATCGCCCTTGGGCAAGAACTCACCAAACTCCGCCAAATTACCCCAAGCACACGTACAGCTACCCAAGAAAAACGCATCGCTGAACTGGTGAAACTTGAACAAACAATTACGGCTGAGTTTAATAAATTCACCAAAACACCTGCTGTAGTCGCCTTAGTACAGCAGTTATCAGCAAATTCTGGACAAGAAAATCTCAGTTTACGACAACTCAATTCTATTCGAGATAACTTACGACAGTTAAATAAAAAAGCCGTTTTGTTATATCCCTTAGTTTTAGAAGACAGATTAGAGTTAGTTGTAGTGACTGCGGATGCACCACCAATTCATCGTTCAGTTCCAGTTAAACAAACAGAGTTATATCAAGTAATTAATGATTTTCGTCAAGCAATAGTCGTTCCTTATAAAGATAGTAAAGCGCCAGCGAATAAATTATATAACTGGTTGATTAAACCCATCGAAAATGACCTGAAACAAGCTAATGCTCAAGCAATTATTTACGCACCAGACAGCAAACTCAGATATTTACCACTAGCTGCATTATACGATGGTAAAAATTGGCTAGTGGAGCGTTATATTATCAATAATATTACTGCCGCCAGTTTAACGAAATTAAACAACAAACCTCTAACTTCGCTACCGACTTTAGCCGCAGCATTTACTAAAGGTGACTATAAAGTTGCAGTAGGTGAACGTCAAGAAATATTTAGTGGTTTGCCATTTGCCAAAACCGAAGTAGATAATTTAGCTAAGACAATCAAAGGCACAAAAATAGTCTTAGATAAAGATTTTAGCCCCCAAGTCACAGTACCGCAAATGAACGATTATAAAATCGTCCATCTGGCAACTCATGGAATGCTGGTAAGCGGTGATCCAGAAAATTCCTTTATACTATTTGGTAATGGCGATCGCGTCACCCTCAAAGATATAGAAAACTGGTCTTTACCCAATGTAGACCTAGTAGTGTTGAGTGCTTGCCAAACAGGTTTAGGTAATCAGTTAGGTAACGGTCAAGAAATCCTTGGTCTAGGATACCAGATACAATTGACCGGAGCAAAAGCTGCGATCGCCTCCTTATGGGCTGTATCTGATGGTGGCACACAAGCTTTAATGGATGAATTTTATAAAGAATTAAAAACTGGCAAATTAACCAAAGCTGAAGCATTACATACAGCACAACTCTCTTTGTTGAAAAATAATGGTCAATTTGCTCATCCCTATTATTGGGCATCGTTTATCTTAATTGGCAATGGTTTGTAA
- a CDS encoding fasciclin domain-containing protein, with protein sequence MISSVRKSLVHATLLALGMTAMTINPFIVLKPASAQTPVPTETPGTNTPTEAPANTTSSFSDVSSDYWAQPFIQALAQRNIIAGFPDGSFRPNQAVTRAEFAALIQKAFNQQPVRQLSSSGFSDVPSNYWASGAIRTAYEAGFLSGYPGNVFRPNQQIPRVQALVSLSSGLNLSTTDTASGVLSNYYADASAVPSYATNAVAAATQNNIVVNYPNIRQLNPETPLTRAEAAAFLYQALVKQGQVQPLGTNVAAANYIVGGTGTATGGVQGGTIVALAASNSSFSTLASLIRTAGLADTLQQAGPYTVFAPTNEAFAALPAGTLEQLQQPQNRELLRRILQYHVVPGQLTASQLTSGQLTTADNVPVNVKVDSANNQIAINEARVVQPNIQASNGVIHAINQVLIPPNLTSQQPGDNNQGQTPTPPSDTTVTPGRATRGGSSYIGVAGNIGLTGDSSLSEGNIAVISKIGLTRILSVRPSAVFGDNTTILVPLTLDFVPRAVEPTGETRFPVAPFVGAGVAIDTGNNSDVGLLLTGGVDIPLANRFTINGTVNAAFLNDTDVGLLLGIGYNF encoded by the coding sequence ATGATTAGTTCGGTTCGTAAGTCATTAGTACACGCAACTTTGCTGGCTTTGGGGATGACAGCTATGACAATAAATCCCTTCATAGTTTTGAAGCCAGCTTCAGCACAAACACCGGTTCCAACTGAAACTCCAGGTACTAATACCCCAACTGAAGCTCCTGCAAATACCACTTCTAGCTTTTCTGATGTAAGTTCAGACTACTGGGCGCAACCATTTATCCAAGCGCTTGCACAAAGAAATATTATTGCTGGTTTTCCCGATGGTAGTTTTAGACCAAACCAAGCCGTAACTCGTGCTGAATTTGCTGCATTAATTCAAAAAGCTTTTAACCAACAGCCAGTTCGACAACTGAGCAGCAGTGGATTTAGTGATGTTCCCTCTAATTATTGGGCATCTGGAGCCATTCGGACAGCTTACGAAGCTGGATTTTTGTCCGGCTATCCTGGTAATGTATTTCGTCCTAATCAACAAATTCCTAGAGTACAGGCGCTCGTATCTTTAAGCAGTGGTTTAAACTTGTCAACTACTGATACTGCATCTGGTGTTCTCAGCAATTACTATGCAGATGCTTCAGCAGTTCCTAGCTATGCTACTAATGCTGTTGCGGCTGCTACACAAAACAATATAGTTGTTAACTATCCCAATATTAGACAACTTAATCCAGAAACCCCCCTTACCCGTGCAGAAGCAGCAGCATTTTTGTACCAAGCTTTAGTAAAACAAGGACAAGTACAACCTTTAGGTACTAATGTGGCGGCTGCTAATTATATAGTAGGTGGTACTGGTACTGCTACAGGTGGTGTACAAGGCGGTACTATTGTTGCTTTGGCAGCGTCAAATAGTTCTTTTAGTACCTTAGCTTCCTTAATTAGAACGGCTGGTTTGGCAGATACCTTGCAACAAGCAGGGCCTTACACCGTATTTGCTCCTACAAATGAAGCATTTGCGGCTTTACCTGCGGGTACTTTGGAACAATTGCAGCAACCTCAAAATAGAGAACTATTAAGAAGGATTCTGCAATACCACGTAGTTCCTGGTCAATTAACTGCTAGTCAACTTACCTCTGGACAATTGACAACTGCTGACAATGTGCCAGTGAATGTGAAAGTTGACAGTGCTAACAACCAAATTGCTATCAACGAGGCTAGAGTTGTTCAGCCAAATATTCAAGCTAGCAATGGTGTTATCCATGCAATTAACCAAGTCTTGATTCCACCAAACCTCACCAGCCAGCAGCCAGGTGATAACAATCAAGGACAAACCCCCACTCCTCCCAGTGATACAACTGTTACACCAGGTAGAGCTACTCGTGGCGGTTCTAGTTACATTGGGGTAGCTGGAAACATCGGTTTGACTGGTGATTCTTCCCTAAGTGAAGGTAATATTGCGGTCATCAGTAAAATCGGTCTGACACGGATTTTATCTGTACGTCCATCAGCAGTGTTTGGCGATAATACAACAATCTTAGTTCCCTTAACTTTAGATTTTGTTCCACGGGCAGTAGAACCTACTGGTGAAACAAGATTCCCTGTAGCGCCGTTCGTTGGTGCTGGTGTGGCGATTGACACTGGTAACAACTCTGATGTGGGATTATTGTTAACTGGTGGTGTTGATATTCCTCTAGCCAATAGATTCACCATCAATGGTACTGTGAATGCAGCTTTCCTCAATGACACTGATGTCGGCTTATTATTAGGTATTGGTTACAACTTTTAG
- a CDS encoding LemA family protein has protein sequence MSLIGLFIFAVTIVAIIAVVIIGSYNDLVKFRNRYKNAYSQIDVQLQRRYDLIPNLVETAKGYMKHERETLEAVIAARNSAINASSRASQNPGDPQAMQQLGNAEAALTGALSHLMVLSEAYPELKADRTMSQVMEELSSTENRIAFARQAFNDAVTLYNTKSESFPSNLIANTFNFTLAELLPESAPEVKNAPRVSF, from the coding sequence ATGAGTCTGATAGGGTTGTTTATCTTTGCCGTCACTATAGTTGCGATTATTGCCGTCGTCATCATTGGTAGCTACAACGATTTAGTTAAGTTTCGCAACCGCTACAAAAATGCTTACTCCCAGATAGATGTGCAACTACAGCGCCGTTACGACCTAATTCCCAATTTGGTGGAAACTGCCAAAGGGTATATGAAACATGAGCGCGAAACTTTAGAAGCTGTAATTGCTGCGCGGAACTCCGCAATCAATGCTAGTAGTCGCGCCTCGCAAAATCCAGGCGACCCCCAGGCGATGCAGCAATTAGGCAATGCTGAAGCCGCGTTAACAGGTGCATTAAGCCACCTGATGGTACTTTCAGAAGCATACCCAGAGTTGAAAGCCGATCGCACCATGAGCCAAGTCATGGAAGAACTATCTTCCACAGAAAACCGCATAGCCTTTGCGCGTCAGGCTTTTAACGATGCAGTCACCCTATACAACACCAAAAGCGAGTCTTTTCCTAGTAACTTAATCGCCAACACGTTTAACTTCACTCTGGCAGAACTATTACCAGAATCCGCTCCTGAAGTCAAAAACGCTCCCCGCGTGTCTTTTTAG
- a CDS encoding M48 family metallopeptidase, translating to MNFFEHQDKARQNTQQLLGLFALSIVVMILAIYIAALFLLRLAPRIWWEPQIFLCIASGTIIAIAIGSLYKIFCLREGGRVIAQELGGRYLVADMANPQEKQLLNIVEEMAIASGIPVPEVYILDAEMGINAFAAGFTLNDAVIGVTRGTLLSLNRDELQGVIGHEFSHILNGDMRLNLRLVGLLHGILFIYLTGELLWRLRGTESREEKGPPLWAFGVALMLIGWIGLICGRIIKAAVSRQREFLADASAVQFTRNPDGIASVFEKLQRSDSRLISPRAEASSHMFFGNPLNPSFWEAMLSTHPPLSERIRRVRGLNTRNLAASPSVRRSSTPDSLAMGFAGGSPTITPEQVVNQVGSVAPEHFAHAQALLSKLPEALRLGVREQQSAMAIAFALALEVENTPVQERQLAWLREVQPSEIVEQTLTFKDEISQIDPGLRLPLIDLVVPALRKSSAKECHRLCKCIQGLIVATGSFSLWHFILQLVLWHRLQPLIDPTATIKVEFTSIEDIWSDSITVLSAIARVGQSKPDDIAYAFRSGVFRLPGAGKQEKADTPVTCNFSQVKKSIERLRLASPKLKQAIVDACAHTVLLDNQVTNSEADLLRAIAMTLDCPIPPFLDSQRRAIKAKS from the coding sequence ATGAATTTCTTTGAACATCAAGACAAGGCACGCCAAAACACACAGCAACTACTAGGGTTATTTGCCTTGTCCATCGTGGTGATGATTTTAGCAATTTATATTGCGGCATTATTTCTGTTACGTTTGGCTCCGCGTATTTGGTGGGAACCGCAAATATTTTTGTGTATTGCTAGTGGGACAATTATTGCGATCGCTATTGGTAGTCTATATAAAATATTCTGTCTGCGTGAAGGTGGGCGAGTTATTGCCCAAGAGTTGGGGGGACGCTATCTTGTAGCTGACATGGCTAACCCTCAAGAAAAACAGCTATTAAATATTGTCGAAGAAATGGCGATCGCTTCTGGTATTCCTGTGCCAGAAGTTTATATTCTTGATGCCGAAATGGGCATCAATGCCTTCGCTGCCGGGTTTACACTTAACGACGCTGTAATTGGTGTTACCCGTGGCACATTACTATCCCTGAACCGAGATGAGCTACAAGGAGTCATCGGTCACGAATTTAGCCACATTCTTAACGGCGATATGCGGTTAAATTTGCGTTTGGTGGGGCTATTACACGGCATTTTATTTATCTACCTAACTGGGGAATTGTTATGGCGTTTACGTGGTACTGAGTCCCGCGAAGAAAAGGGGCCTCCTCTGTGGGCTTTTGGTGTAGCACTAATGTTAATCGGTTGGATCGGCTTAATCTGCGGTCGCATCATTAAAGCTGCCGTTTCCCGTCAACGGGAGTTTTTAGCCGATGCTTCCGCCGTACAATTCACTCGTAACCCTGATGGCATTGCTAGCGTCTTTGAAAAACTCCAACGTTCGGACTCACGCCTGATTTCCCCCCGTGCGGAAGCCTCCAGCCACATGTTTTTCGGCAATCCCCTCAACCCTTCCTTCTGGGAAGCTATGCTTTCTACCCACCCACCCCTGAGCGAACGCATCCGCCGCGTCCGGGGTTTGAACACCCGCAATTTAGCCGCATCCCCATCTGTCCGCCGTTCCTCCACTCCAGATTCCCTCGCAATGGGTTTCGCTGGTGGTAGTCCTACAATCACCCCAGAACAGGTAGTCAATCAAGTCGGGAGCGTTGCACCAGAGCATTTTGCCCATGCTCAAGCCTTGTTATCAAAGTTACCAGAAGCCTTGCGTTTGGGTGTAAGGGAACAACAGAGTGCAATGGCGATCGCTTTTGCCTTAGCTTTAGAGGTAGAAAATACCCCAGTACAAGAACGCCAGCTTGCTTGGTTGCGTGAAGTCCAACCAAGCGAGATTGTAGAACAAACCCTGACATTTAAAGACGAAATCAGTCAAATAGATCCAGGCTTGCGCCTACCACTAATAGATTTAGTAGTACCAGCACTACGCAAGTCTTCTGCTAAAGAGTGCCATAGACTTTGCAAATGTATTCAAGGTTTAATCGTCGCCACTGGCAGCTTTTCTCTGTGGCACTTTATCTTGCAACTAGTCCTATGGCATCGTCTGCAACCTCTTATAGATCCCACAGCAACAATCAAAGTAGAATTTACGTCTATAGAAGATATTTGGTCAGATAGCATCACCGTACTATCGGCAATTGCCCGTGTAGGACAATCCAAACCTGATGACATTGCTTATGCCTTTCGTTCTGGAGTATTTCGCCTACCCGGAGCCGGAAAGCAAGAAAAAGCAGATACACCAGTAACTTGTAATTTCTCACAAGTGAAGAAGAGTATCGAACGCCTCCGCCTCGCCTCTCCTAAACTTAAGCAAGCGATTGTTGATGCCTGCGCTCACACTGTTCTATTAGACAATCAAGTTACTAATTCGGAAGCAGATTTATTAAGAGCGATCGCCATGACCTTAGACTGTCCCATCCCACCCTTTTTAGATTCTCAACGTCGCGCTATCAAAGCAAAATCCTAA
- a CDS encoding DUF1350 family protein — translation MDWKEIRGNWALIPRNPVGIIHFLGGAFVATAPHLTYRWLLEQLGNKGYVVIATPFVNTLDHIAIAKSVLLNFDRTLERLYDSGALRKLYLPTYGIGHSMGCKLHLLIGSLFPVERAGNILISFNNYAAKDAIPLVEQLNNSLAIEFTPSPQETNKLVQEGYNVRRNLLIKFNNDNLDQSAALTKILQGRFPEMVTAQTLPGTHTTPLGQDVKWQTGSSFTPLDALGQWFKQEVYRDLNQLNRAILLWLNPLSPP, via the coding sequence ATGGATTGGAAAGAAATTAGAGGTAACTGGGCGTTGATTCCCCGAAATCCGGTGGGGATCATCCATTTTCTCGGTGGTGCATTTGTCGCCACTGCACCCCATCTAACTTACCGTTGGTTACTAGAACAGTTAGGCAATAAGGGATATGTGGTTATTGCCACGCCCTTTGTGAATACATTGGATCATATTGCGATCGCCAAATCTGTACTCTTAAACTTTGACCGGACACTAGAACGATTGTACGATTCTGGCGCATTACGCAAGCTGTACTTACCAACTTACGGCATTGGGCATAGTATGGGCTGTAAGCTGCATTTACTCATTGGTAGCCTTTTCCCTGTAGAACGGGCAGGTAATATCTTAATTTCTTTTAATAACTACGCCGCTAAAGATGCCATACCCTTAGTGGAACAGTTAAACAATTCTTTAGCGATCGAATTTACTCCCTCACCCCAAGAAACAAACAAGCTGGTACAGGAAGGCTACAACGTCCGCCGCAACTTATTAATTAAATTTAATAATGATAATCTTGACCAATCAGCAGCCTTAACCAAAATCTTACAAGGACGCTTTCCCGAAATGGTCACAGCCCAGACCTTACCAGGAACCCACACTACACCTTTAGGTCAGGATGTCAAATGGCAAACGGGGTCATCATTCACCCCCCTTGATGCTTTGGGGCAGTGGTTCAAGCAAGAAGTATATCGTGATCTAAATCAGCTGAATCGTGCCATACTTTTGTGGTTAAATCCCCTTTCACCACCGTAA
- a CDS encoding PP2C family protein-serine/threonine phosphatase, producing MFQILIIDDDLSIQILLKRILQKQGYEIFTASNGEEGITQAIACRPALIICDWIMPGLNGLEVCHRIKTDPDLSTTFFILLTSLDSVADRVQGLDAGADDFITKPIEQNELKARVRAGLRLHQLSQDLRTQKLRLEEELAEAAEYMRSLLPEPIDQPINITSRFLPSSQLGGDCFDYYWLDEDSLVMYLLDTAGHGLKAALPSISVLNLLRSRALKNLNYYQPSEVLKSLNETFQMNYQNDKYFTIWYGVYDRIQRQITYASAGHPPAILISGKTPTNTEIQILRTPGMPVGMFPEAQYIDACCYVEQLSSLYIFSDGAYEITKADGKLWSLDAFIQILASVHHHKDSQLERVLNCIIALNSKDTFEDDLSILQVKFD from the coding sequence ATGTTTCAAATCCTTATTATTGATGATGATTTATCAATTCAAATATTACTAAAGAGAATTTTACAAAAACAGGGTTATGAAATATTCACAGCTAGTAATGGTGAAGAAGGAATTACTCAAGCAATAGCTTGTCGTCCAGCACTAATTATTTGTGATTGGATCATGCCGGGGTTAAATGGTCTGGAGGTCTGTCATCGGATTAAAACAGACCCAGATTTATCCACTACATTTTTTATTTTATTAACCTCTTTGGATTCTGTAGCCGATCGCGTCCAAGGACTAGATGCTGGTGCTGATGATTTTATCACCAAACCGATTGAGCAAAATGAATTGAAAGCAAGGGTGAGAGCCGGGTTAAGACTACATCAATTAAGTCAGGATCTGCGGACTCAAAAGCTGCGCCTAGAAGAAGAACTAGCCGAAGCGGCAGAATATATGCGATCGCTTCTACCAGAACCAATAGATCAACCCATCAACATCACCTCACGGTTTCTTCCCTCAAGCCAACTCGGCGGCGATTGTTTTGATTATTATTGGCTTGATGAAGATAGCTTGGTTATGTATCTTCTAGATACAGCCGGACATGGATTAAAAGCTGCCCTTCCTTCAATTTCTGTTTTAAATTTGTTACGTTCCCGCGCCCTCAAAAATCTTAATTATTACCAACCTAGTGAGGTTCTCAAAAGTTTAAATGAAACCTTTCAAATGAATTATCAAAATGATAAATACTTTACTATCTGGTATGGAGTTTATGACCGCATTCAGCGACAAATCACCTATGCTAGTGCAGGACATCCCCCAGCAATCTTGATATCTGGTAAAACACCAACTAATACAGAAATACAAATTTTAAGAACTCCCGGAATGCCAGTAGGCATGTTTCCAGAAGCCCAATATATTGATGCTTGTTGTTATGTAGAACAATTGAGTAGTCTGTATATCTTTAGTGATGGTGCTTATGAAATTACTAAAGCAGATGGCAAACTTTGGAGTTTAGATGCTTTTATTCAGATACTTGCTAGTGTACATCATCATAAAGATTCTCAGTTAGAGCGAGTATTGAATTGCATTATTGCCTTAAACTCCAAAGATACCTTTGAAGATGATTTATCTATCTTACAAGTTAAATTTGATTAA
- a CDS encoding STAS domain-containing protein has product MNQQVQVIKLSGIINTENSQELRENITHILNSDTKIVLVDCQDVTFMDSSALGALVLAFKTLRAAGTKLVLCSINEQVRILFELTGMDKVFEIFNSQDEFNQVIFAKS; this is encoded by the coding sequence ATGAATCAGCAAGTACAAGTTATTAAACTCAGTGGCATTATCAATACTGAAAATTCACAAGAACTACGAGAAAATATTACTCATATTCTTAATAGTGATACAAAAATTGTTTTGGTTGATTGTCAAGATGTAACTTTTATGGATAGCTCTGCTTTAGGTGCTTTAGTATTAGCTTTTAAAACTTTGAGGGCAGCAGGTACAAAACTAGTCTTATGTTCAATTAATGAGCAAGTAAGAATCTTATTTGAACTAACTGGAATGGATAAAGTATTTGAAATTTTTAATAGTCAAGATGAGTTTAATCAAGTAATTTTTGCTAAAAGTTAA